ggcttcctcctGGAACCCTGTAGCTGTGGAGATTTCAGGTCCTCTGCTGATGTGTTGTTGAGGACAGGGGTACAGCTgaggtcttcaggtgtctgtagggtaaaaaaaaaaatatttagtaaatatatatattttttttttttttacagtttcctacaagcgtggaagaatggcaagctattgcagaggactttgacaggagctggaatttcccaaactgtggtggtgccaTAGAAGGGAAACATGTGCCCATAACCACACCCACCAAGAGTTGGTCGGACTACTTtaattataaaggctactttagcattgttctcagggtggtggtcaatgcaaactatgaatttattttcttggatgttgggaaaaatggtcgttgctcagATGGTGTATCCTTGAAAAATAtgcgcttctatgataggctcaccaccaactccattcatctgctgCCTGTTGAGCAAACAAAGactggcctgggatttgtgttcgtggtagatgaggccttcgcactgcacgaacacataatggagccctacccgcaaagagtcctgaaccacgataggcacattttcaactaccgcctttctagggcccgtcgggttgttgagaatgcatttggcattctcagcaaccggttcaggatcttccaccGACCCATAAACTTGAGACTGGACAAAAtggactgtgtagtaacagcatgctgtatactgcacaacatgctcCGACGCAAGGCCatgaggcaaatgcctttgctcccagcaggaccggaagaTCCTAACCAGCCAGTGGTGAAAGTGCTGATTTCCTCGTGGGACCGCCTGCAGTACCCTTATGCGGCACTGCAAAGGCAAAAGAAGTCCATGAAAAATATAATGCTTTTTTTCAATGGGGAAGGAgttgtggcatggcaggaggaatatattaggTAAGAACAATttaaaagcaacttaccccttcggcctcctccacatccagaCTTCCATTCTCGGGCTTTGCAatcaccactagggactccttagctgaccgtttctccaggaggaagtttagTTCTTTGGAATACCACAGCTGCGGAATATAGACCTTGTCTGCAAcagcccctgacctcttggactcctatACCTCGCGGTTCTCTTTTACAAAGACTGTCCGTATATTGGCAATTTTCTTCCGGACCCAGACCACTGAGGCCGCAAAGAAGGTGGGCTTGGCGTACTCCACCAGGCGGTTaaaagcagcctccctcttctgtttgttgctgtagtctggtgaggacgtcagccacagacactcctcctcacggTAGAGGCTGATAAAGCCCAATAGGAAATTGcggctctcataggacatctgcagaatgaagaaaaaaaaaaagaaatattaataaacatgaaaaaagttccattattcGGGTTAAATAATGTTTGTTTTTTagtattattctggttaaataaagtttgttttctagctgTGAGTTACCTAAAATATGTTGTGAtgatacattggtgtgcagggtgcagcagcataatggtgggcagtggagcAGCATAATGGCTGACAGGGTGCGGCCAGaggcttgcagtggggcagcattttggacagtgggccagtataatggtgggtgcagcagcataatggagggcagtggcttgcagtggggtaGCATAATGACGGACAGGGTGcggccagtggcttgcagtggagcagcgggccagtataatggtggctgcagcagcataatggtgggcagtggcttgCAAGTGGGGTAGCATAATGGCAGACAGTGCGcggccagtggcttgcagtggtgcagcgggccagtataatggtgactgcagcagcataatggtgggcagtggcttgcagtggggtaGCATAATGGCAGACAGGGCGCGGCCAGTGGCTTGCAGttttgcagcattttgggcagtgggccagtatagtggtgggtgcagcagcataatggtgggcagtggcttgcagtggggcagcataatggcGGAAAGGGCGCGGCCCggagcttgcagtggtgcagcattttgggcagtgtgCCAATATAAtgatgggtagagcagcataatggtgggcagtggcttgcagtggtgcagcattttgggtagTGGGCCAGTGTAATGGTGGGCAGtgccttgcagtggtgcagcattttgggcagtgggccagcattttgggcagtgggccagtagaatggtgggtagagcagcataatggtgggcagtggtggtaaaacataATAATCATTGTTGGCCAGTGGCTTAGCATGCCTACCTTGTCCGCTGTTTGGGAGCTATGCAGCGTGcttccagcctcctctccagtcctGTGCGCAGTGGGGGGAAAAGAGGAGTGGCCAGGAAATCGGCTCCTATCTTCACAGATCACAACTCTCAGTGTGATAAATCGAAAGAGgtaaaaaaacagcatgcgatcgcactgcgcacTGTGCCCGTGCATCGCGTCACATGATACCTAAAATGTGTATATAATCCTTCGATTtacctcacagatgcggtcgaaatcgaaggattgtacccgatatctcacaagtgtatgggctacataaggATTGTCCTTATTATAGGATTTACCAGTGTTGCCACAGGCACGTTTGAAGAGTGGACACCTCAAAAATATCACGGCCACCGAATTCATAACGCATTTCAGATTAGGAAATCCTTCAACAGAAGCATGGTAGCATGTCTCCTAGAATCCCTATTTGTAGCTATAGAGCATATTCAGACACTCCCCTAGGCGGTGTTTACTTTTCCTACTTTTTGCTGCATTTTAAAGATACCAGAAGTGACACAGCAGCTTTTTCCCACCGTCTACATAATTTTTTCTGCAACCACAATTATTGCAGGAAGCGGATGGTGCTCCTGTGGGCCACATGTTCCCAACCGGAAGTTATACAATCCGTGATTGCGTTCCACAGAGGGCTTTGTGACCCCTTAACCACTCCTGTGTGGTGATATGCTTTTGTTTTATGTCTTTATGCGAGTGTGATGCACAAATAAATGGTCTTTTAACCTTGACAATCCTGCACTATTGTCCTATTCGCTCTGTTTTTAAGATTTACCAGAAGCTTTTAAAAAGTGAATACCCTCTTAAAAAGAAAGTAAGACCTACATTGACTATTTTCAAAATGTTATTGTGCCAGTGTGGTAGGTGGGGTACACATTAGGTGATCTATCATTGTGATGCGGATCAGAACAAATAATGTCCTAAACGTCTAATGTGTACACTCAATTGcgcaggatgatgatgaggagtagAATGAGGAGTTGTTTTAGGGCGACAGCATCACAATAAAAAGAATATCAATTTAGCATGGAAACAATCCATCAACAAAACAATTACAGCTGTAAAGGAAGTCACAATTTGAAATTAGCAGCCCAGGGTTCCCATATTATACATCACGTTGGGATGAGTTTTTCAGGATGTGTCATTTATTTCACACAATCTATCTTTATAAAGACTTGTTATATTGATTCAGAGAAAGGCAAAGCAAGAGAAAAAAGCACCTGTCAAATTTATCCTTCATGTggttacaaaataaaattataattgCAAGCAAGGGACACCTAAATGGAAGCCTGGTATTAAAATGAAATTGAATTGACAGGGAAATTTGGCACCATTCTTCCACAAGAAAGTCAATCGATTGACGCCTGGTTGATGGTGGTGGGAAACGCGATGTCTAGGACATGTTTCAGAACGTCCTCAATTGAGAACAGCTCTGGTGAATAAAATTGGCATAACATATAGATAACATGAGTACCACCTTCATTTAACCATTGAGTGACACATGTTCTGAAGTTGTGGTCATTGTAATCCTGGAAGATAACCCTGATGCATTGTACTTCATTGTACAAAGTAGCAATAAACATTTTCTTTGCCTTCTAAGGAAATAACAAAATTAAAAACATGCCATGAAAATGCACCCAACAACTTTGCagaatcacaaaatctcttcagttTAAAAACATACAGAGCTATAgagttctatacaaatccacaagtTCAACTTATCCAGTTGAAACATGGTGAATGACGATTCCTCAGACGATATCACCACTGCATGGTATTCTATTGCCTGTGTCATCACCATTTTAAGCACAGAAACCCTTCTATGACATCCTGCTCTGCAGTGTTCATTCTAATTTTTTTAGAAAAAACTGACTGCTCATACCACAAGTTTGATCTGTATTTGTGTCTGTTTTGCCTTGCATATTAAATTAACTTGTCAGTGAAGCTCCTACAAAATGCATTCCACCATTCACACACCAGCCCCCACCAGACAATCAGAGCCGGCCAGCATACTTAATCATCAGCTAGACCATGCAGGAACGTTACTAGCTCAATTAAGACAAGAGTCATAACTATGTGGGAGGCATTTGAGGCTCAtgagataattaagtgaataataCAGTATGTATGTCACACACAGTGCAGGACATCAGGCAATGTAAATAATGTCTGAATTCTGTTAGTCAAGTAAGCAATTATGTTCATTACCAACTTTGCATAGGAATTCTTAACAATTCCTAATATATGTTAGGCTGTGTTGTAAACTGAAGATCTAATTCCAACAACATGGGCAATAACATGGAGATATTCCCGCTTTGCCGCTGTAACAGCCTGTACTCTTCCTGGGACAAAGCTACATGGATCACATCCATTTAGCTACAACAGTTAGTCACTAACGTTGGGTGATATGGCCTGGATCATTAGTGGTGTCCCAATTCTCACAAAAAGATGTTTTATTGGGGTTGTGGTCAAGGATCTGTGCACCAGTTCTGTTCTTCCACAGCAAactctttattttattattttatatttttatgcacATTTCTTTGTGCGCCGCGGCCATGTTATGATGAAACTCGAAAGGACCTTCCCTAGAATATCATTGTAAGCTGTAGTATTAACATTTGCAAATGCTGAGAACAGGCTAATTCCTCAAAACCAGCACCAGACCACTAATTCCCTTGCACCAAACTTTAAAATTTCAGTACAGATTTTGACAGCAAGCATTCTCCTGGCATCCACCAGATTTGACCATAAACATAAAGTAAATGCATATATAGATAATGTATATATTTTACTTCTTGTGGAcagatgacttatacagcagtaaaatCTACACCTGCATCTACAGTCTTTTTATTTCCAAACAAATATGCATGCAGAATATAGTATGCAGGACGGAGGATGAAGTGGCACAGTGAGGGCGATGCAGTATAGATGAGCGAGCGGTACGGAAAAGTGGAATGCAGGATAGAGGGGAGAGGTGACGGCACGGTGAGTGAGCAGGATGGAGGAAGAGGTGCCATGGTGAGTGAGATGCAGGACAAAGGAGCAGGCACAGCGAGCGGAATGCAGGATAGAGGGGAGAGGTGACGGCACGGTGAGTGAGCAGGATGGAGGAAGAGGTGCCATGGTGAGTGAGATGCAGGACAAAGGAGAAGGCACAGCGAGCGGGATGCAGGATAGACGGGGAGGCGGCA
The Pseudophryne corroboree isolate aPseCor3 chromosome 4, aPseCor3.hap2, whole genome shotgun sequence DNA segment above includes these coding regions:
- the LOC134909303 gene encoding WASH complex subunit 1-like; the encoded protein is MVMTQAIEYHAVVISSEESSFTMFQLDKLNLWICIELYSSKAKKMFIATLYNEVQCIRVIFQDYNDHNFRTCVTQWLNEGGTHMSYESRNFLLGFISLYREEECLWLTSSPDYSNKQKREAAFNRLVEYAKPTFFAASVESKRSGAVADKVYIPQLWYSKELNFLLEKRSAKESLVVIAKPENGSLDVEEAEGTPEDLSCTPVLNNTSAEDLKSPQLQGSRRKPRKTKFVEDPLLLEARSQLFWKPDEFDDFASYVSKTMRKVSKQQQVECQCLVSQVLYKTLTGQLIPEWNVHGSEPQAPAPHLPLTFSSPPTYSSSSTHPPPHPCYHSGYPQPWTPSTYPSSTFHPPQTPPPSTTLPPAIQSPPQPSYPSQASHISTVPSAILTSLRLQGGQEEVEETSLFQM